Proteins encoded within one genomic window of Candidatus Krumholzibacteriia bacterium:
- a CDS encoding type 1 glutamine amidotransferase domain-containing protein, whose amino-acid sequence MLHRILFTLLVLLVGAPGAAAQDDAPHAVIVLTNHGTLGATGEATGYYLGEAAHPWHVFTEAGFRVTFASPRGGPAPLDPSSTDRDDPVMAAFLDDPQVRRAVDHTVPLDEIAAEDVDALVFAGGHGTMWDLPSNPVVARSILDVYGRGGVVGAVCHGPACFVGVIDDDGRSFVAGRRLAAFTDSEEHAAQKEAVVPFLLESRLRELGAEVVTAPDFTEQVIVDGRVVTGQNPASATKMAQEIVKIVTR is encoded by the coding sequence ATGCTCCACCGCATCCTCTTCACCCTGCTCGTGCTCCTCGTCGGCGCCCCGGGCGCCGCGGCGCAGGACGACGCCCCGCACGCCGTGATCGTGCTGACCAACCACGGCACGCTCGGCGCCACGGGCGAGGCCACCGGGTACTACCTGGGCGAGGCCGCGCATCCGTGGCACGTGTTCACCGAGGCGGGCTTCCGTGTGACCTTCGCCAGTCCGCGGGGCGGACCGGCACCGCTCGATCCGTCGAGCACGGATCGCGACGATCCGGTCATGGCCGCCTTCCTCGACGATCCGCAGGTGCGGCGGGCGGTCGATCACACGGTGCCGCTCGACGAGATCGCGGCCGAGGACGTCGACGCGCTGGTGTTCGCCGGCGGCCACGGCACGATGTGGGACCTGCCCAGCAACCCGGTCGTGGCGCGTTCGATCCTCGACGTGTACGGCCGCGGTGGGGTGGTCGGCGCGGTCTGCCACGGGCCGGCGTGCTTCGTGGGCGTGATCGACGACGACGGTCGATCCTTCGTCGCGGGCCGGCGCCTGGCCGCGTTCACGGACTCCGAGGAGCACGCCGCGCAGAAGGAGGCCGTGGTCCCCTTCCTCCTCGAGTCGCGCCTGCGTGAACTCGGGGCCGAGGTCGTCACCGCCCCCGACTTCACCGAGCAGGTGATCGTCGACGGTCGTGTGGTCACCGGACAGAATCCGGCCTCGGCCACGAAGATGGCCCAGGAGATCGTGAAGATCGTCACACGTTGA